One stretch of Salvia splendens isolate huo1 unplaced genomic scaffold, SspV2 ctg108, whole genome shotgun sequence DNA includes these proteins:
- the LOC121788576 gene encoding PLASMODESMATA CALLOSE-BINDING PROTEIN 1-like: MARFMKTRTLANALFLLLFVFVISDASITENQEGRNLDYQEDESFFSPLTVATERDNSQGDIPIVNPTTPGTTPIVNPNGPSPPFTGGGIGPIPTTPTGPTPTFPAGPTTTVPTGPTPTFPAGPTPTAPTGPMPTTPTGPTPTMSGGGSWCIASPSASQTALQVALDYACGYGGTDCSALQQGGSCYEPNTVHDHASYAFNNYYQKNPAPTSCVFGGAAQLTNTDPSHGSCKFASSSSTPTTPQTPPTMMTPIIPMTPTVPMTPPSTTTTGGNGGFDSTGNDYGSEPTGTPSPAGTISANLVLFITMNCLMLSVTVANHF; the protein is encoded by the exons ATGGCAAGATTCATGAAGACAAGAACACTTGCCAATGCCCTGTTCCTTCTCCTCTTTGTTTTTGTCATCTCAG ATGCAAGCATTACAGAAaaccaagaaggaagaaacctAGACTACCAAGAAGACGAATCCTTCTTTTCACCTCTCACGGTAGCCACAGAGAGAGACAACAGCCAAGGGGATATTCCTATCGTGAATCCCACAACACCCGGCACGACTCCAATTGTAAACCCGAACGGCCCATCACCGCCATTCACCGGCGGAGGAATCGGTCCGATTCCGACCACTCCGACGGGACCGACCCCGACTTTTCCGGCAGGACCAACTACAACTGTTCCAACAGGGCCGACCCCAACTTTTCCAGCAGGACCCACCCCGACTGCTCCAACCGGACCGATGCCAACCACTCCGACGGGACCAACGCCGACAATGTCAGGAGGAGGCTCGTGGTGCATTGCCAGTCCCTCTGCTTCCCAGACTGCTCTACAGGTGGCGCTGGACTATGCCTGTGGCTATGGTGGAACAGATTGTTCAGCACTTCAACAGGGCGGGAGTTGCTATGAGCCGAACACAGTTCACGACCACGCCTCCTACGCCTTCAACAACTACTACCAGAAAAACCCAGCTCCTACCAGCTGTGTTTTTGGAGGAGCAGCACAGCTCACAAATACTGACCCAA GTCATGGAAGCTGCAAATTTGCATCTTCGTCCAGCACTCCGACAACACCACAAACACCACCAACCATGATGACCCCTATAATTCCTATGACACCAACAGTTCCAATGACACCACCCAG CACTACTACGACAGGAGGAAATGGTGGTTTTGACTCAACAGGCAACGATTATGGGTCTGAACCGACGGGAACCCCCAGTCCAGCAggaaccatatctgccaatctAGTACTGTTCATCACCATGAACTGTCTCATGTTATCAGTCACAGTAGCCAACCATTTCTAG